In Legionella cincinnatiensis, the DNA window GTGTCAGCATCCGTTTGGCAAAAATGTTTAGGTCTATTGCAAGATGAGTATTCTGCTCAACAATTCAATACTTGGTTGCGCCCTTTACAAGCTCACACTGATGAGCAACGTTTGATTTTGTTTGCACCTAATCGATTTGTAGTCGATTGGGTTAAAAAACATTTCTTTTCTCGAATCGAAGAATTAATTAATCAGCTTTGTGGTGATGAAATTAAATCAGTTTCTATTGAAATTGGAAGTAAAACTTCGAATACTGATTCTGATTCGAGCTCCTCAGGATCATTTAGATCGCAAGTGAATGTCTCTGCTAATTCTGCTGAAATTAAAGCGACCCCAAAAAAGACCGTTGATTACAAGAGCAGTCATTTAAATAAGAAATTTGTTTTTGAAAGTTTTGTTGAGGGTAACTCCAACCAATTGGCTCGTGCTGCATCCATGCAAGTTGCTGAGCGACCCGGGGATGCATACAATCCTCTATTTATCTATGGTGGGGTGGGCTTAGGAAAAACACATTTGATGCACGCTATTGGTAACTCCATATTAAAAAATAATCCTGATGCTAAGATATTATATTTACATTCAGAACGTTTTGTTGCCGATATGGTTAAAGCGATTCAGACAAATTCAATCAATGAGTTTAAGCGTTTTTATCGTTCATTAAATGCTTTACTTATTGATGATATTCAGTTTTTTGCAGGTAAAGATCGATCTCAAGAAGAGTTTTTTCATACTTTTAATGCATTGTTGGAGGGGCAACAACAAATTATTTTAACAAGTGATCGATACCCTAAAGAAATTGAAGGTATGGAGGAGCGCTTGAAGTCTCGATTTGGTTGGGGGTTAACTGTTGCTGTAGAACCTCCTGAACTTGAAACTCGAGTCGCTATTTTGATCAGTAAGGCAGAGCAGTCAAATATAGAGTTGCCTTATGAAGTGGCTTTTTTTATAGCCAAGCGCATCCGTTCCAATGTTAGGGAGTTAGAGGGCGCATTACGTCGAGTGATTGCCAATGCTCATTTTACTGGAAAGCCAATTACTATTGAATTTGTACATGAAGCGTTACGTGATCTTCTCGCCTTACAAGATAAGTTAGTGACAATAGAGAATATTCAAAAAACTGTTGCTGAGTATTACAAGGTCAAGGTGGCTGATTTATTATCAAAGCGTCGTAGCCGTTCTATTGCGAGGCCTCGGCAAATGGCTATGGCTTTGAGTAAGGAATTAACAAACCATAGTTTGCCTGAAATAGGCGATCATTTTGGCGGTAGAGATCATACTACTGTGATTCATGCTTGTAGAAAAGTTAAGGAGTTAATTCAAGATGATAGTGATTTTGCTGAAGATTATAAAAATTTAATGCGTATTCTATCTTCTTAATACACAGCGTGTAGCATGTAATAAGCACTCTATATTTAGAGATTTTAATCTTTTCCTGAAGTTAATTAGGAGTTCTATCTTGTTTGAGTTCACTATCAAAAAAGAGGATTTACTTCCCCCGCTACTTGCTGTTGCTGGGGCTGTAGACAAAAAGCAATCTTTAGCTATATTGTCTAATTTTTTTCTTAAATTGTCTGATGGTTTATTAAATATCACTGCTACAGATTTAGAGATTGAAATTTCAGCTCAAGTCGCTTGTGAGTCGAAACAAAATTCAGGAAGTATCACGGTTCCAGCAAAGAAATTTATTGATATTATTCGTTCTCTTGATGATGAAACAAGTCCTGATGTGCTTGTTAATAATGCTCTTTTAACCATTAAACAAGGGCGTAGCTCTTTTAAACTTACAACCTTGTCTGCAGAAGGCTATCCTCTTAGTGAAGATGAATGTAATGAAGTCGAGTTAACACTTCCGCGTTTGGTTTTATTGAAATTACTGCAAGCAACCCATTTTGCAATGGCGCAACAAGACGTCCGTGTTTTTCTCAATGGTTTGTTTCTTGATTTTGAACCTAACCTTATTTCTGCTGTGGCTACAGATGGGCATAGAATGGCTATTTGTCGTTACCCATGTTCTAATATTAGTGATAAAAAACTGCTGTTACCCAAAAAAGGAGTTCAAGAATTATTGCGGATTCTTAATTACATTGATGATGAAGAAATTTTATTAGCAGCAGGGAAATCTCATTTTAAATTAGTAACGCGGCAGTTTGTATTTTTATCTAAACTGATCGAAGCGCGTTTTCCTCCTTACACTAAAGCAATCCCAAGGAATCAAGATAAGCATATTCTTATAGACTGTTCTGTTCTTAAGCGTTCATTAGCACGCATCGTTATTTTAGCACATGAAAAATCAAAAGCTGTTATGCTCCATTTGCAACCAGGTATGCTCACTTTAATTGCTAATAATAATGAACAGGAAGAAGCTGTAGAGTCGCTAAGTGCTGAAACACAGGGAGATGAATTAAAAATTGGGTTGAACGCCACTTATTTATTAGATGTTCTTTCGCATTTTGGCGAAGGTCAAATTCGTTTGTCTTTATCAAATACGGAAAGTAGTATTTTAATAGAGTCATTAAATGATGAGCATTATCAATATATTATCATGCCAATGAAAATATGATTCTTACTGAATTAAAAATCCATCAATTACGGAATATTATCTCAGCACATCTCGAATTAAATTCTCGATTTAATTTTATTTTTGGACCTAACGGAAGTGGAAAGACCTCTGTTCTTGAAGCATTTTACCTCTTAAGTTGTGGTCATTCTTTTCGAACT includes these proteins:
- the dnaA gene encoding chromosomal replication initiator protein DnaA, with the protein product MSASVWQKCLGLLQDEYSAQQFNTWLRPLQAHTDEQRLILFAPNRFVVDWVKKHFFSRIEELINQLCGDEIKSVSIEIGSKTSNTDSDSSSSGSFRSQVNVSANSAEIKATPKKTVDYKSSHLNKKFVFESFVEGNSNQLARAASMQVAERPGDAYNPLFIYGGVGLGKTHLMHAIGNSILKNNPDAKILYLHSERFVADMVKAIQTNSINEFKRFYRSLNALLIDDIQFFAGKDRSQEEFFHTFNALLEGQQQIILTSDRYPKEIEGMEERLKSRFGWGLTVAVEPPELETRVAILISKAEQSNIELPYEVAFFIAKRIRSNVRELEGALRRVIANAHFTGKPITIEFVHEALRDLLALQDKLVTIENIQKTVAEYYKVKVADLLSKRRSRSIARPRQMAMALSKELTNHSLPEIGDHFGGRDHTTVIHACRKVKELIQDDSDFAEDYKNLMRILSS
- the dnaN gene encoding DNA polymerase III subunit beta: MFEFTIKKEDLLPPLLAVAGAVDKKQSLAILSNFFLKLSDGLLNITATDLEIEISAQVACESKQNSGSITVPAKKFIDIIRSLDDETSPDVLVNNALLTIKQGRSSFKLTTLSAEGYPLSEDECNEVELTLPRLVLLKLLQATHFAMAQQDVRVFLNGLFLDFEPNLISAVATDGHRMAICRYPCSNISDKKLLLPKKGVQELLRILNYIDDEEILLAAGKSHFKLVTRQFVFLSKLIEARFPPYTKAIPRNQDKHILIDCSVLKRSLARIVILAHEKSKAVMLHLQPGMLTLIANNNEQEEAVESLSAETQGDELKIGLNATYLLDVLSHFGEGQIRLSLSNTESSILIESLNDEHYQYIIMPMKI